From Kiritimatiellia bacterium:
CAGACGCTATATGAAACAAGCCGGTTTTCCAGATACCAAGACGCTTGATCAGATTGATTGGGATGCGTTGCAGGGCGTGGCGCGGCCGAAAATCAATGAGCTGGCCAGCGGTGAATTCATCAACAAAGCTGAAGACGTGGTAATTGCCGGGCCGATCGGCACGGGTAAAACGCATCTGGCGATTGCGTTGGGCGTGGAGGCCACCCGGCGGCGGATTCCGGTTTTGTTTCAGAAGGCGGCCGATCTGGTGCGACAACTTCTGGAAGCGCGGGATGAACGCAATCTGGGACGGATGCAACGCCGGTATCAAAGAGTGCCGTTATTGATCGTGGATGAGCTCGGCTTCGTACCGTTCAAACGCGATGGCGGGGAGTTGTTGTTTCATCTGCTGGCCGATCGTTATGAGCGGCGTTCAACCCTGGTGACGACCAATTTGGCCTTCGGCGAATGGGTGCAGGTTTTTGGCGATGAAAAACTGACTACGGCCCTTCTGGATCGGCTGGCGCATCACGCGCATATCTTGACCACACGTGGAAAGTCGTACCGGACCGGCAAAGGCAAACGGCTCGATGAAAATAGCCCGAACAGCAAAAAGTGAGGTTTTTGGCCATGCCTGATAAAAAAACATGGTCTAAAAT
This genomic window contains:
- the istB gene encoding IS21-like element helper ATPase IstB, producing the protein MSAAVISAIIQGHIRSLRLPTIGREYEAAARRARDGGWTHEEYLRELLEAENRVRQENAARRYMKQAGFPDTKTLDQIDWDALQGVARPKINELASGEFINKAEDVVIAGPIGTGKTHLAIALGVEATRRRIPVLFQKAADLVRQLLEARDERNLGRMQRRYQRVPLLIVDELGFVPFKRDGGELLFHLLADRYERRSTLVTTNLAFGEWVQVFGDEKLTTALLDRLAHHAHILTTRGKSYRTGKGKRLDENSPNSKK